A genomic segment from Streptomyces antibioticus encodes:
- a CDS encoding DUF6343 family protein: MRTGSEPVTARSALRMRFWLSLWGLAWAVFGTIAFLLAGRPGWAVACGLLWLVVTVDLARILRHLRQGPHYQPGRDVPPYRPPDDSRS, from the coding sequence ATGCGTACGGGCAGTGAGCCGGTGACCGCGCGCAGTGCGCTGCGGATGCGCTTCTGGCTGAGCCTGTGGGGTCTGGCCTGGGCGGTCTTCGGGACGATCGCGTTCCTGCTGGCGGGGCGCCCCGGATGGGCGGTGGCCTGCGGGCTGCTGTGGCTGGTGGTCACCGTCGACCTGGCGCGGATCCTGCGGCATCTGCGGCAGGGCCCGCACTACCAGCCGGGCCGCGACGTCCCGCCGTACCGGCCGCCGGACGACAGCCGGTCCTGA
- a CDS encoding tetratricopeptide repeat protein, giving the protein MPDTSGSTGRTPETHVIDFRAAEQLLAARDPRGAVKLLDRVIAAHPENTAARLLRARAFFAAAQLRPAELEFTVVLEREPDNAFAHFALARTYQRQGRADMATRHFRLAAALDPNPRYLEAARFET; this is encoded by the coding sequence GTGCCCGATACCAGCGGTTCGACCGGACGTACTCCGGAGACGCATGTCATCGACTTCCGCGCCGCGGAGCAGTTGCTCGCCGCGCGGGATCCGCGGGGCGCGGTGAAACTGCTCGACCGGGTCATCGCCGCACACCCCGAGAACACCGCCGCCCGGCTGCTGCGCGCCCGTGCCTTCTTCGCGGCCGCCCAGCTCCGTCCCGCCGAACTGGAGTTCACGGTCGTCCTGGAGCGCGAACCGGACAACGCCTTCGCGCACTTCGCGCTGGCCCGCACCTACCAGCGGCAGGGACGCGCCGACATGGCGACCCGCCACTTCCGGCTCGCCGCCGCCCTGGACCCCAACCCGCGCTATCTGGAGGCGGCCCGCTTCGAGACCTGA
- the coaE gene encoding dephospho-CoA kinase: MLKVGLTGGIGAGKSEVSRLLVACGAVLIDADRIAREVVAPGTPGLAAVVEAFGAEVLAADGSLDRPKLGSIVFADPEKLAVLNGIVHPLVGARSRELEETAPEDAVVVHDVPLLTENGLAGLYDVVIVVDADPGTQLDRLVRLRGMTEDDARARMAAQATREERRKIADIVVDNDVPLPDLQARVREVWADLARRARTE, encoded by the coding sequence ATGCTGAAGGTGGGCCTGACCGGTGGAATCGGCGCCGGCAAGAGCGAAGTGTCCCGGCTGCTCGTCGCGTGCGGGGCCGTACTGATCGACGCCGACCGGATCGCCCGCGAGGTCGTCGCCCCCGGGACGCCGGGGCTCGCCGCGGTCGTGGAGGCGTTCGGCGCGGAGGTCCTCGCCGCGGACGGCAGCCTGGACCGGCCGAAGCTCGGCTCGATCGTGTTCGCCGACCCGGAGAAGCTGGCCGTCCTGAACGGCATCGTGCACCCCCTGGTCGGCGCCCGCTCCCGTGAGCTGGAGGAGACCGCCCCCGAGGACGCCGTCGTCGTCCACGACGTCCCGCTCCTCACCGAGAACGGCCTCGCCGGGCTCTACGACGTCGTCATCGTCGTCGACGCCGACCCCGGCACCCAGCTCGACCGGCTCGTCCGGCTGCGCGGCATGACCGAGGACGACGCCCGCGCGCGGATGGCCGCCCAGGCGACCCGTGAAGAGCGCCGGAAGATCGCCGACATCGTCGTCGACAACGACGTACCGCTCCCCGATCTCCAGGCGCGGGTGCGGGAGGTCTGGGCGGACCTCGCGCGCCGGGCGCGGACGGAATAG
- a CDS encoding PAC2 family protein has product MLDPQGLYAWEPKGLAVVDMALAQESAGLVMLYHFDGYIDAGETGDQIVDRLLGSLPHQLVARFDHDRLVDYRARRPLLTFKRDRWTEYEEPSIEVRLVQDTTGAPFLLLSGPEPDVEWERFAVAVKQIVERLGVRLSVNFHGIPMGVPHTRPVGLTPHGNRTDLVPGHRSPFDEAQVPGSAEALVEYRLMEAGHDVLGVAAHVPHYIARSAYPDAALTVLEAITAATGLVLPGIAHALRTDAHRTQTEIDRQIQEGDEELTALVQGLEHQYDAAAGAETRGNMLAEPVDIPSADEIGREFEKFLAEREGEG; this is encoded by the coding sequence GTGCTTGATCCGCAGGGTTTGTACGCATGGGAGCCGAAGGGGCTGGCCGTCGTCGACATGGCGCTGGCCCAGGAGTCGGCCGGACTTGTGATGCTCTACCACTTCGACGGATACATCGACGCGGGGGAGACCGGTGACCAGATCGTCGACCGGCTGCTCGGCTCACTGCCCCACCAGCTCGTCGCCCGCTTCGACCACGACCGGCTCGTCGACTACCGCGCGCGGCGGCCGCTGCTGACCTTCAAGCGCGACCGCTGGACGGAGTACGAGGAGCCCTCCATCGAGGTGCGCCTCGTCCAGGACACCACCGGCGCCCCCTTCCTGCTGCTGTCCGGCCCCGAACCGGACGTGGAGTGGGAGCGGTTCGCCGTCGCCGTGAAGCAGATCGTCGAACGCCTCGGCGTCCGGCTCTCGGTGAACTTCCACGGCATCCCCATGGGTGTCCCGCACACCCGCCCCGTGGGCCTCACCCCGCACGGCAACCGTACGGACCTGGTCCCCGGCCACCGCAGCCCCTTCGACGAGGCACAGGTCCCCGGCAGCGCCGAGGCGCTCGTCGAGTACCGCCTCATGGAGGCCGGGCACGACGTGCTGGGCGTCGCCGCGCACGTCCCCCACTACATCGCCCGCTCCGCCTACCCGGACGCCGCCCTGACGGTCCTGGAGGCCATCACCGCGGCCACCGGGCTGGTCCTGCCGGGCATCGCGCACGCCCTGCGCACCGACGCCCACCGCACCCAGACCGAGATCGACCGCCAGATCCAGGAGGGCGACGAGGAACTCACCGCCCTCGTGCAGGGGTTGGAGCATCAGTACGACGCGGCGGCGGGCGCCGAGACCCGCGGCAACATGCTCGCCGAACCCGTCGACATCCCCTCCGCCGACGAGATCGGCCGCGAGTTCGAGAAGTTCCTGGCGGAACGCGAGGGCGAGGGCTGA
- the rpsA gene encoding 30S ribosomal protein S1 translates to MTSSTETTATTPQVAVNDIGNEEAFLAAIDETIKYFNDGDIVDGVIVKVDRDEVLLDIGYKTEGVIPSRELSIKHDVDPNEVVAVGDEIEALVLQKEDKEGRLILSKKRAQYERAWGTIEKIKEEDGIVTGTVIEVVKGGLILDIGLRGFLPASLVEMRRVRDLQPYVGKELEAKIIELDKNRNNVVLSRRAWLEQTQSEVRQTFLTTLQKGQVRSGVVSSIVNFGAFVDLGGVDGLVHVSELSWKHIDHPSEVVEVGQEVTVEVLDVDMDRERVSLSLKATQEDPWQQFARTHQIGQVVPGKVTKLVPFGAFVRVDEGIEGLVHISELAERHVEIPEQVVQVNDEIFVKVIDIDLERRRISLSLKQANEAFGADPATVEFDPTLYGMAASYDDQGNYIYPEGFDPETNDWLEGYETQREAWEHQYAEAQTRFEQHQQQVIKSREADAAAAAEGGEAAAPAASGGGSYSSEGADTSGALASDEALAALREKLAGGQS, encoded by the coding sequence ATGACGAGCAGCACCGAGACCACCGCCACCACCCCGCAGGTTGCGGTCAACGACATCGGTAACGAGGAAGCCTTCCTCGCCGCGATCGACGAGACGATCAAGTACTTCAACGACGGCGACATCGTCGACGGCGTCATCGTGAAGGTCGACCGGGACGAGGTCCTGCTCGACATCGGTTACAAGACCGAAGGTGTCATCCCGAGCCGCGAGCTCTCGATCAAGCACGACGTCGACCCCAACGAGGTCGTCGCCGTCGGCGACGAGATCGAGGCCCTCGTCCTCCAGAAGGAGGACAAGGAAGGCCGCCTGATCCTCTCGAAGAAGCGCGCCCAGTACGAGCGTGCCTGGGGCACCATCGAGAAGATCAAGGAAGAGGACGGCATCGTCACCGGTACCGTCATCGAGGTCGTCAAGGGTGGTCTCATCCTCGACATCGGCCTCCGCGGCTTCCTGCCCGCGTCTCTCGTCGAGATGCGCCGCGTCCGCGACCTCCAGCCCTACGTGGGCAAGGAGCTCGAGGCGAAGATCATCGAGCTGGACAAGAACCGCAACAACGTGGTCCTGTCCCGCCGTGCCTGGCTGGAGCAGACCCAGTCCGAGGTCCGCCAGACGTTCCTCACGACCCTCCAGAAGGGTCAGGTCCGCTCCGGTGTGGTCTCCTCGATCGTCAACTTCGGTGCCTTCGTGGACCTGGGTGGCGTCGACGGTCTGGTCCACGTCTCCGAGCTGTCCTGGAAGCACATCGACCACCCCTCCGAGGTCGTCGAGGTCGGCCAGGAGGTCACGGTCGAGGTCCTCGACGTCGACATGGACCGCGAGCGTGTCTCCCTGTCGCTGAAGGCGACCCAGGAAGACCCGTGGCAGCAGTTCGCCCGCACCCACCAGATCGGCCAGGTCGTGCCCGGCAAGGTCACGAAGCTGGTTCCGTTCGGTGCGTTCGTCCGCGTGGACGAGGGCATCGAGGGTCTGGTCCACATCTCCGAGCTGGCCGAGCGCCACGTGGAGATCCCGGAGCAGGTCGTCCAGGTCAACGACGAGATCTTCGTCAAGGTCATCGACATCGACCTCGAGCGTCGCCGCATCAGCCTCTCGCTGAAGCAGGCCAACGAGGCCTTCGGTGCCGACCCGGCCACGGTCGAGTTCGACCCGACCCTGTACGGCATGGCCGCGTCCTACGACGACCAGGGCAACTACATCTACCCCGAGGGCTTCGACCCCGAGACCAACGACTGGCTCGAGGGCTACGAGACCCAGCGCGAGGCGTGGGAGCACCAGTACGCCGAGGCGCAGACCCGCTTCGAGCAGCACCAGCAGCAGGTCATCAAGTCCCGCGAGGCCGACGCCGCTGCCGCGGCCGAGGGCGGCGAGGCTGCGGCTCCGGCCGCCTCGGGCGGCGGTTCGTACTCCTCCGAGGGTGCGGACACCTCCGGTGCCCTGGCTTCGGACGAGGCGCTCGCCGCGCTGCGCGAGAAGCTCGCCGGCGGCCAGAGCTGA
- a CDS encoding class I SAM-dependent methyltransferase, with amino-acid sequence MIQEPASSAFTTGPHSGHAPGPAAEPEATRRDAGVTESARANRGWWDRNADEYQTEHGTFLGDDRFVWGPEGLDEVEAELLGPPEDLKGKEVLEIGAGAAQCARWLAAQGARPVALDLSHRQLQHALRIGGGFPLVCADAGALPFADGSFDLACSAYGALPFVADPVLVLKEVRRVLRPGGRFVFSVTHPIRWAFPDEPGPEGLTLSSSYFDRTPYVEQDESGRAVYVEHHRTLGDRVRDIVAAGFRLVDLVEPEWPAWNSSEWGGWSPLRGNLVPGTAIFVCARD; translated from the coding sequence ATCATCCAAGAGCCCGCATCGTCCGCGTTCACCACAGGGCCGCACTCCGGGCACGCCCCCGGGCCCGCCGCCGAGCCGGAGGCCACCCGGCGCGACGCCGGGGTCACGGAGAGCGCCCGCGCCAACCGGGGCTGGTGGGACCGCAACGCCGACGAGTACCAGACCGAGCACGGCACCTTCCTCGGGGACGACCGGTTCGTATGGGGTCCCGAGGGCCTCGACGAGGTGGAGGCCGAGCTGCTCGGCCCGCCGGAGGACCTCAAGGGCAAGGAGGTCCTGGAGATCGGCGCCGGCGCCGCCCAGTGCGCGCGCTGGCTGGCCGCGCAGGGCGCCCGCCCGGTCGCCCTGGACCTGTCCCACCGCCAGCTCCAGCACGCGCTGCGCATCGGCGGCGGGTTCCCGCTGGTGTGCGCGGACGCGGGCGCGCTGCCGTTCGCGGACGGCTCCTTCGACCTGGCCTGCTCGGCGTACGGGGCGCTGCCGTTCGTCGCCGATCCGGTGCTGGTGCTCAAGGAGGTGCGGCGGGTGCTGCGGCCCGGTGGCCGGTTCGTGTTCTCGGTGACGCATCCGATCCGCTGGGCCTTCCCGGACGAGCCGGGCCCGGAGGGGCTGACCCTCTCCTCCTCCTACTTCGACCGCACGCCGTACGTGGAGCAGGACGAGTCGGGCCGCGCGGTGTACGTCGAGCACCACCGCACGCTGGGCGACCGGGTGCGCGACATCGTGGCCGCCGGGTTCCGGCTGGTGGACCTGGTCGAGCCGGAGTGGCCGGCCTGGAACAGCTCCGAGTGGGGCGGCTGGTCCCCGCTGCGCGGGAACCTCGTCCCGGGCACGGCGATCTTCGTCTGCGCACGCGACTGA
- the hrpB gene encoding ATP-dependent helicase HrpB gives MLRDDALGALPVRVALPALDDALDGHGAAVLAAPPGTGKTTLVPLALAGLLGEGPARRVVVAEPRRIAARAAARRMAWLLGERPGDSVGFTVRGERVVGRRTRVEVVTTGVLLQRLQRDQELAGVDAVILDECHERHLDADTSAAFLWDVREALRPELRLVAASATTDTEGWARLLGGAPVVRAHGTSFEVEVVWAPPVRPVRPPHGTRVDPELLAHVASVVRRALAERSGDVLCFLPGVGEIARVAALLGGLGGVEVLQVHGRAPAAVQDAVLAPGEARRVVLATSVAESSLTVPGVRVVVDSGLAREPRVDHARGLSALTTVRASRAAGRQRAGRAGREGPGAVYRCWAEAEDGRLPSFPSPEIKVADLTAFALQAACWGDPDASGLALLDPPPAGAMAAARAALTAVGAVDAAGRATERGRRLARLGLHPRLGRALLDAPGPAAEVVALLSEEAPRAYGDDLAAALRTARHGGDAYAQRWRREVRRLKSAAVAGEVSGEVSGEVAGKALSEGPGGDDRVAGLVAALAFPERVARLDGGSYLMASGTRADLPETSPLRGAPWIAVAVADRPVGRGHARVRLGAVVDEDLARRAAGPLLDAREEVHWADGDVVARRVERLGAIELAARPLRDPDPALVREALLTGLRREGFGLLRWSAGALVLRQRLAFLRLHLGEPWPDVSDDALHARVDEWLEPELSRARRRADLARLDAGEALGRLLPWASGDAARLEELAPERITVPSGSAIRVDYGDPERPVLAVKLQEMFGSRESPRLAGVPVLVHLLSPAGRPAAVTADLASFWRDGYKGVRAELRGRYPKHPWPEDPVTAEPTRRTNAALRR, from the coding sequence ATGCTCCGTGACGACGCCCTGGGCGCGCTGCCCGTACGGGTCGCCCTGCCCGCGCTGGACGACGCCCTGGACGGACACGGCGCGGCCGTGCTCGCCGCGCCGCCGGGCACCGGCAAGACCACGCTGGTGCCGCTGGCCCTGGCCGGGCTGCTGGGCGAGGGGCCCGCGCGGCGGGTGGTGGTGGCCGAGCCGCGGCGGATCGCGGCCCGCGCTGCGGCCCGCCGGATGGCGTGGCTGCTGGGCGAGCGCCCGGGTGACAGCGTCGGTTTCACGGTGCGCGGGGAGCGGGTCGTCGGGCGGCGCACGCGTGTGGAGGTCGTGACGACGGGTGTGCTGCTCCAGCGGCTCCAGCGCGACCAGGAGCTGGCGGGGGTCGACGCGGTGATCCTCGACGAGTGCCACGAGCGGCATCTGGACGCGGACACGTCGGCGGCCTTCCTGTGGGACGTGCGGGAGGCGCTCCGCCCCGAGCTGCGGCTGGTGGCAGCGTCCGCGACGACCGACACCGAGGGCTGGGCGCGGCTGCTGGGCGGGGCGCCGGTGGTGCGCGCGCACGGGACGTCGTTCGAGGTGGAGGTGGTGTGGGCCCCGCCGGTCCGGCCGGTACGGCCCCCGCACGGCACGCGCGTGGATCCGGAGCTGCTGGCGCACGTGGCGTCGGTGGTGCGGCGGGCGCTGGCCGAGCGGTCGGGGGACGTGCTGTGTTTCCTGCCGGGGGTCGGGGAGATCGCGCGGGTCGCGGCGCTCCTGGGCGGCCTGGGCGGGGTGGAGGTGCTCCAGGTGCACGGGCGGGCGCCGGCCGCCGTGCAGGACGCGGTGCTGGCGCCCGGTGAGGCGCGCCGGGTGGTGCTGGCGACGTCGGTCGCGGAGTCGTCGCTGACGGTGCCGGGGGTGCGGGTGGTGGTGGACTCGGGTCTCGCGCGGGAGCCGCGGGTGGATCACGCGCGCGGGCTGAGCGCGCTGACGACCGTGCGGGCGTCGCGGGCGGCGGGGCGGCAGCGGGCCGGACGGGCGGGGCGCGAGGGGCCGGGCGCGGTGTACCGGTGCTGGGCGGAGGCGGAGGACGGCCGGCTGCCGTCGTTCCCCTCCCCCGAGATCAAGGTGGCCGATCTGACGGCGTTCGCCCTTCAGGCGGCCTGCTGGGGCGATCCGGACGCCTCCGGGCTGGCGCTCCTCGATCCGCCGCCGGCCGGGGCGATGGCGGCGGCGCGGGCGGCGTTGACGGCGGTGGGGGCGGTGGACGCCGCGGGCCGGGCCACGGAGCGGGGGCGGCGGCTCGCGCGGCTGGGGCTGCATCCCCGGCTGGGGCGGGCGCTGCTGGACGCGCCGGGTCCGGCGGCCGAGGTGGTGGCCCTGCTGTCCGAGGAGGCGCCGCGCGCGTACGGGGACGATCTCGCGGCCGCGCTGCGGACGGCCCGGCACGGCGGTGACGCGTACGCGCAGCGCTGGCGGCGTGAGGTGCGGCGGCTGAAAAGCGCCGCCGTCGCCGGGGAGGTCTCCGGAGAAGTCTCCGGGGAGGTGGCGGGGAAAGCCCTTTCCGAAGGGCCCGGCGGTGACGACCGGGTGGCCGGGCTGGTCGCCGCCCTCGCCTTCCCCGAGCGGGTGGCCAGGCTCGACGGCGGCTCGTATCTCATGGCCTCCGGCACCCGCGCCGACCTGCCGGAGACCTCGCCCTTGCGGGGCGCCCCGTGGATCGCGGTCGCCGTGGCGGACCGTCCCGTGGGCCGGGGCCACGCGCGTGTGCGGCTCGGGGCCGTCGTCGACGAGGACCTCGCCCGGCGCGCGGCGGGCCCGCTCCTGGACGCGCGCGAGGAGGTCCACTGGGCCGACGGGGACGTCGTGGCGCGCCGCGTGGAACGGCTGGGGGCGATCGAGCTGGCCGCGCGGCCGCTGCGGGACCCCGACCCGGCCCTGGTCAGGGAGGCACTGCTGACCGGGCTGCGCCGGGAGGGGTTCGGGCTGCTGCGCTGGTCCGCCGGTGCCCTGGTGCTGCGGCAGCGGCTGGCGTTCCTGCGGCTGCACCTGGGCGAGCCCTGGCCGGACGTCTCGGACGACGCTCTGCACGCGCGCGTGGACGAATGGCTGGAACCGGAGCTGAGCCGGGCCCGGCGGCGGGCGGACCTGGCCCGTCTCGACGCCGGGGAGGCGCTCGGCAGGCTGCTGCCGTGGGCCTCGGGGGACGCGGCCCGGCTGGAGGAGCTGGCCCCGGAGCGGATCACCGTGCCGAGCGGGTCCGCGATCCGGGTCGACTACGGCGATCCGGAACGGCCGGTGCTCGCGGTGAAGCTCCAGGAGATGTTCGGCTCGCGGGAGTCGCCGCGGCTCGCCGGGGTGCCGGTGCTGGTGCATCTGCTGTCGCCCGCGGGGCGTCCGGCCGCCGTCACGGCCGATCTGGCCTCCTTCTGGCGGGACGGCTACAAGGGCGTGCGGGCGGAGCTGCGCGGCCGCTATCCGAAGCATCCGTGGCCCGAGGACCCGGTGACGGCGGAGCCGACCCGGCGCACCAACGCCGCGCTCAGGCGCTGA
- a CDS encoding DUF3068 domain-containing protein, with protein sequence MRRKAGLVLLALAVFCTALSPLLRWYAFPRLAKVPANEYQTMVLEAKDATLLDYGTMTARTVPRITIVQTLKGNVEASERIERTAGRDVVVWDGLSHVLGPDGAMVSSVPERYIFDAHTQEPVHATGEAVDGDPVRREGIEFKWPFLTEKRDYQYFDAQARSTAPIHYKGTRDFRGVPVYYFEQTVPWTKVPMPRTLPVQGITRETVAETGTTRWYTTVRRFWVEPLTGAPVYGEEIHREELRGGTLLGDRDKVTAFAGHVKMREDYIEHTVALVKHNRTLVLLLTSYLPWGFLTLGGLLLALALRLEARGRRPAGPAPDTARPAEPVSA encoded by the coding sequence ATGCGCCGCAAGGCCGGCCTGGTCCTGCTCGCCCTCGCCGTGTTCTGCACGGCCCTGTCCCCACTGCTGCGCTGGTACGCCTTCCCGCGCCTGGCCAAGGTCCCGGCGAACGAGTACCAGACCATGGTCCTGGAGGCGAAGGACGCCACCCTCCTCGACTACGGCACCATGACCGCCCGCACCGTCCCCCGCATCACGATCGTGCAGACCCTCAAGGGGAACGTGGAGGCGTCCGAGCGCATCGAACGGACCGCGGGCCGCGACGTCGTCGTCTGGGACGGCCTCTCCCACGTCCTGGGCCCCGACGGCGCCATGGTCTCCAGCGTCCCCGAGCGCTACATCTTCGACGCCCACACCCAGGAACCCGTCCACGCCACCGGCGAGGCGGTCGACGGCGACCCCGTCCGCCGCGAGGGCATCGAGTTCAAATGGCCCTTCCTGACCGAGAAACGGGACTACCAGTACTTCGACGCCCAGGCCCGCAGCACCGCCCCCATCCACTACAAGGGCACCCGGGACTTCCGCGGCGTCCCCGTCTACTACTTCGAGCAGACCGTCCCCTGGACCAAGGTCCCCATGCCCCGCACCCTGCCCGTCCAGGGCATCACCCGCGAGACCGTCGCCGAGACCGGCACCACCCGCTGGTACACCACCGTCCGCAGATTCTGGGTCGAACCCCTCACCGGCGCCCCCGTCTACGGCGAGGAGATCCACCGCGAGGAACTGCGCGGCGGCACCCTCCTCGGCGACCGTGACAAGGTCACCGCGTTCGCCGGGCACGTGAAGATGCGCGAGGACTACATCGAGCACACCGTCGCCCTCGTCAAGCACAACCGCACCCTGGTCCTGCTGCTGACCTCCTACCTCCCGTGGGGCTTCCTCACCCTGGGCGGCCTGCTCCTCGCCCTCGCCCTCCGGCTGGAGGCGCGCGGCAGACGCCCGGCCGGTCCCGCGCCGGACACCGCCCGGCCCGCCGAGCCGGTCAGCGCCTGA
- a CDS encoding SPW_0924 family protein: MRALIAAATGLAAALALVLALTALGTPTGKTSPKPLLTTVPAHP, encoded by the coding sequence ATGCGCGCCCTGATCGCCGCCGCCACCGGGCTCGCCGCCGCGCTCGCGCTCGTCCTCGCCCTCACCGCGCTCGGCACCCCCACCGGGAAGACCTCCCCGAAACCGCTGCTGACGACGGTGCCCGCACACCCGTAA